In Candidatus Methylomirabilis tolerans, a single genomic region encodes these proteins:
- a CDS encoding 2-phosphosulfolactate phosphatase → MILDVAFSRLDPACRSASGRAVAVIDVIRATTTITMALHHGCAGVIPVRTLSEAMALARRLDGGALLAGERNAEKAKGCELGNSPTEYGRPRIKDKTIVLTTTNGTRTFQAVTEAQAIIACSFLNVTAAARWLTNTGLDILIVCAGRQGRFCLEDVVGSGILIDRLLSISDRAYMLSDSARTARQLFATYQNDLLGMLRDCEWGKEIIRKGFEADLEICAHVDLTDIVPVMREGRLVAERP, encoded by the coding sequence GTGATTCTTGACGTGGCATTCAGTCGGTTGGATCCTGCCTGCCGGTCCGCCTCCGGTCGGGCAGTGGCTGTAATCGATGTGATACGAGCCACCACGACCATTACCATGGCATTGCACCATGGTTGCGCCGGCGTGATCCCTGTACGGACGCTCAGCGAGGCCATGGCCTTAGCACGAAGGCTGGACGGAGGTGCGCTACTTGCGGGGGAACGGAACGCGGAAAAGGCGAAAGGTTGTGAACTCGGGAATTCTCCGACCGAATATGGGCGACCGCGCATCAAGGATAAGACGATTGTCCTCACCACAACTAACGGGACCCGTACTTTCCAGGCTGTCACAGAGGCTCAGGCAATAATCGCCTGCTCATTCCTGAACGTGACTGCCGCTGCACGCTGGCTTACAAATACCGGGCTCGACATTCTCATTGTGTGCGCAGGTAGACAAGGCCGTTTCTGCCTGGAAGACGTTGTGGGCAGTGGGATATTGATCGATCGCTTGCTCAGCATCTCTGATCGCGCGTATATGCTGAGCGATTCCGCCAGGACCGCCCGCCAACTCTTCGCAACCTATCAAAACGATCTGCTTGGGATGCTCCGAGACTGCGAATGGGGAAAAGAAATTATTCGTAAAGGCTTTGAAGCCGACCTGGAAATCTGTGCGCACGTCGATCTCACCGACATTGTGCCGGTCATGCGGGAAGGCCGTCTCGTAGCGGAGCGCCCATGA
- a CDS encoding MFS transporter, producing MGARFSSDQKRTIATLSVAIAIRMLGIFLVLPIFTLYGEQFTSSKPLIGLAFGSYGLTNALLQIPFGRLSDRFGRKPLLLIGLALHSVGSILAAVPPNIFALIAARLIQGTGAVSSAAFALVADSVDEKNRATAMAFLGATIGLSFVGGILAGPMIASLSGYASLFWLSGLLSLLAAIYLVLAVKEPPRERTTTDISSDQPSVASVLKIPDIVKLDICGFLMSFFMSSFFFYFPLLARRHLPLQSYYLLLGPMLLVGVVVMFGASRAADRGWAKSAGVTAFVILCISGWLLFRGTELGLQAHPLLVLTIAGMLFFAGFTSLEPILPSLITKASPKTAYGTALGTYSSLQFLGSFAGGAAAGFLSTLGTEFVLAAMVIAAASGVVLMVQVKHV from the coding sequence ATGGGAGCAAGATTTTCGTCGGATCAAAAGCGAACCATAGCCACACTGAGCGTTGCCATCGCCATTCGGATGCTCGGCATCTTTCTCGTGCTTCCTATCTTTACGCTCTATGGAGAGCAATTTACCAGTTCAAAACCGCTGATCGGTCTTGCCTTTGGTAGCTATGGGTTGACCAATGCCCTGCTTCAGATTCCGTTTGGCCGGCTGTCGGATCGATTTGGGCGGAAACCGCTCTTGCTCATCGGCCTTGCGCTTCACAGTGTGGGCTCCATTCTGGCCGCCGTACCTCCCAACATTTTCGCCCTCATCGCCGCCCGCCTGATCCAGGGGACCGGCGCCGTCAGCTCTGCCGCATTCGCTTTGGTCGCCGATTCGGTCGACGAGAAGAACCGCGCAACCGCCATGGCCTTCCTCGGGGCCACCATTGGCCTTTCCTTCGTCGGCGGCATCCTGGCCGGGCCAATGATCGCGAGTCTTAGCGGTTACGCGTCTCTCTTCTGGCTATCCGGCCTTTTGAGCCTGCTCGCAGCTATCTACCTGGTGCTTGCCGTCAAGGAGCCGCCACGGGAGCGAACAACGACTGACATCTCCAGCGACCAGCCATCGGTCGCTTCGGTGCTCAAGATCCCCGATATCGTCAAGCTGGATATCTGTGGATTCCTCATGTCGTTCTTCATGAGCAGCTTCTTCTTCTACTTTCCCTTGCTGGCTCGCCGCCACCTGCCTCTACAAAGCTACTATCTTTTGCTTGGCCCGATGCTCCTCGTCGGTGTTGTCGTGATGTTTGGAGCCTCCCGAGCAGCCGACCGGGGCTGGGCGAAATCTGCGGGCGTGACGGCCTTCGTTATCCTGTGCATCAGTGGGTGGCTGCTCTTTCGAGGAACTGAGCTTGGACTCCAAGCCCATCCGCTCCTGGTCCTGACTATTGCAGGCATGCTCTTCTTTGCCGGCTTCACCAGTCTTGAGCCGATCCTCCCCAGCCTCATCACCAAAGCATCACCGAAGACCGCGTATGGGACAGCACTGGGGACTTATAGTTCTCTGCAATTCCTCGGTAGCTTCGCGGGCGGAGCGGCTGCCGGATTTCTCAGTACACTGGGAACGGAGTTCGTGTTGGCAGCGATGGTAATTGCTGCAGCTTCAGGCGTCGTACTGATGGTCCAGGTCAAGCACGTATAA